From a region of the Candidatus Rokuibacteriota bacterium genome:
- a CDS encoding maleate cis-trans isomerase — protein sequence MWQPDGWGSRGRVGLLTPHNDIVPEGEFRAMAPESVSIHAARVPLGWRSGSEPPPIGLDAVRAFAEPPHVDEAAELLAAAPLSVIAYAFTSSSYLVGPDGDASLKRRLETRTHGIPVVIPCPSVALALRALQVRRLALIHPPWFPAELDQLGADYFRRAGLEVVYSTAAAGLSRDQLSVQPVHVYEWVYTHVPDTAEVVFIGGGGLRAIGAIQALEEALGRPVLTANQVLSWHALRLARVDEPIVRYGQIFGCQLPEGA from the coding sequence CGCCGCACAACGATATCGTGCCCGAGGGTGAGTTTCGGGCGATGGCGCCGGAAAGCGTTTCGATTCATGCCGCCCGCGTCCCGCTGGGCTGGCGCAGCGGGTCAGAGCCGCCTCCGATCGGCCTTGACGCAGTCCGCGCCTTCGCCGAGCCACCGCACGTCGATGAGGCCGCCGAACTACTTGCAGCTGCTCCGTTGAGCGTGATCGCCTACGCTTTCACAAGCAGCAGCTATCTCGTTGGCCCAGATGGCGACGCGTCGCTGAAAAGGCGCTTGGAGACGCGAACGCACGGCATCCCTGTGGTCATCCCGTGTCCGTCAGTCGCATTGGCGCTACGTGCGCTCCAGGTGCGGCGGCTAGCGTTGATCCATCCGCCGTGGTTCCCGGCGGAACTCGACCAGTTGGGAGCCGACTACTTTCGGAGAGCGGGCCTCGAGGTCGTTTACAGTACCGCTGCAGCAGGCTTATCACGGGACCAGCTGAGTGTGCAGCCGGTCCACGTGTACGAATGGGTATACACGCACGTGCCGGATACGGCCGAGGTGGTATTCATTGGCGGGGGAGGGTTGCGCGCGATCGGCGCGATCCAGGCTCTCGAAGAAGCCCTCGGGCGCCCGGTTCTCACGGCGAACCAAGTCCTCTCCTGGCATGCTCTGCGCTTGGCCCGCGTTGATGAGCCTATCGTGCGCTACGGTCAGATCTTTGGATGTCAGTTGCCGGAGGGCGCCTAA